In Deinococcus radiopugnans ATCC 19172, the following are encoded in one genomic region:
- a CDS encoding winged helix-turn-helix domain-containing protein, which produces MTVSLWRPSRLTRAQQEERRLAAQSALTDPRRTTHDLAQQFGVAEVTVRAWRARLHRDGEEALRASRATGRPERLTAAQQDEIGAMIDGDPRSHGFETRGWTIPKIRHVIGMTYGVWLDRAHLSRKLRRWGFPYQRPALRAVERNEDDIATWVRVQGEALEKKSR; this is translated from the coding sequence ATGACGGTTTCCTTGTGGCGGCCCAGCCGCCTCACGCGTGCCCAACAGGAAGAACGGCGCCTGGCCGCCCAGTCCGCCCTCACGGATCCCAGGCGCACGACCCATGACCTGGCCCAGCAGTTCGGCGTGGCCGAGGTCACGGTCCGGGCGTGGCGTGCTCGGCTGCACCGCGATGGTGAGGAAGCGCTGCGCGCTTCCCGCGCCACAGGTCGCCCAGAGCGTCTGACCGCAGCGCAGCAGGACGAGATCGGAGCCATGATCGACGGTGACCCCCGTTCGCACGGCTTTGAGACCCGTGGCTGGACGATCCCGAAGATTCGCCACGTGATCGGCATGACCTACGGCGTGTGGCTGGATCGGGCGCACCTCTCGCGGAAACTCCGGCGCTGGGGATTCCCGTACCAGCGGCCCGCACTGCGGGCCGTGGAACGCAACGAAGACGACATCGCCACCTGGGTTCGTGTCCAGGGCGAGGCGCTGGAGAAAAAAAGTCGCTGA